In the genome of Microbacterium saperdae, one region contains:
- a CDS encoding glycosyltransferase → MTESFLPHMNGVTGSVLQILRHLERTGHQAHVVAPAAAGIPTSVSGAAIESIPSLALPGYRNVRVGTSPAHRVAASLRRFAPDVVHLASPFALGWRGVLAAERLDVAAVAAYQTDVAAYTERYGIAATTGFAQTHIARLHRRATLTLAPSSEAQSQLEQLGVDRLRRWGRGVDAERFHPTRRDLTMRRQWGADGDAVIGYVGRLAPEKQVEDLVAVQSVPGTRLVIVGDGPSRARLESLMPDAIFLGHLEGEALAAAMASFDVFVHPGESETFGQTLQEAHASGVPVVATGRGGPLDLVRMGVDGWLYRPGDLDDLRMRVADLAGDVRKRRAFGEAGFDAVQGRSWASICDQLLAHYEEAQTLKRVDTSLRARRVVRPEQSRPVVSMRWRRYVALGDSLTEGLCDPAPDGALRGWADRLALLLASRGGLHYANLAIRSKRVSDVCGYQLQRALELRPDLVSILIGANDLVKRRVDIPALAASLEDAVVQLREIGADVVLVTPFLPGRRAAGMYTSRFAAFATALAGIATRTGAILIDTDLHPTLGDRPHWGEDLVHLSSRGHRFLAYRVGEVLAVPHADALGLLDAALHEHEPIGTGLWWRRHALPWVWRRMQGRAAGDGRSAKHDGYVYLGRSSAARDVPVH, encoded by the coding sequence GTGACAGAGTCCTTCCTTCCGCATATGAACGGCGTCACCGGATCGGTGCTGCAGATCCTGCGGCATCTCGAACGCACCGGGCACCAGGCGCATGTGGTCGCCCCAGCCGCTGCCGGGATCCCCACCTCCGTCAGCGGAGCGGCGATCGAGTCCATCCCGAGCCTCGCGCTCCCGGGTTACCGCAACGTCCGGGTCGGGACATCGCCCGCCCATCGCGTGGCGGCGTCGTTGCGACGTTTCGCACCCGATGTGGTGCACCTGGCCTCACCGTTCGCACTCGGATGGCGGGGAGTGCTCGCGGCGGAACGCCTCGATGTCGCGGCCGTCGCCGCCTACCAGACGGATGTCGCCGCATACACGGAGCGCTACGGGATCGCGGCGACCACCGGGTTCGCGCAGACGCACATCGCACGGTTGCACCGCAGGGCGACACTCACCCTCGCGCCCTCATCGGAAGCGCAGAGCCAGCTGGAGCAGCTCGGCGTGGATCGACTGCGCCGCTGGGGACGAGGAGTCGACGCGGAACGCTTCCATCCGACGCGCCGCGATCTCACGATGCGTCGGCAGTGGGGTGCGGACGGGGACGCCGTGATCGGGTACGTGGGAAGGCTCGCACCCGAGAAGCAGGTGGAGGATCTGGTCGCCGTGCAGTCTGTGCCGGGCACCCGGCTGGTGATCGTCGGGGATGGACCCAGTCGCGCGCGTCTGGAGTCACTGATGCCGGACGCGATCTTCCTGGGGCATCTCGAGGGTGAGGCGCTCGCCGCGGCGATGGCCTCGTTCGACGTCTTCGTGCACCCGGGGGAGAGCGAGACGTTCGGGCAGACCCTTCAGGAGGCGCATGCGAGCGGGGTTCCCGTGGTCGCGACCGGGCGAGGAGGCCCTCTGGATCTCGTGCGGATGGGCGTCGATGGCTGGCTGTACCGTCCGGGCGACCTGGACGACCTGCGGATGCGGGTGGCCGACCTCGCCGGCGATGTGCGCAAACGACGGGCATTCGGCGAAGCGGGTTTCGACGCGGTGCAGGGCAGATCGTGGGCCAGCATCTGCGACCAGCTCCTTGCACACTATGAGGAGGCCCAGACGCTCAAGCGGGTGGACACGTCGCTGCGCGCGCGCCGCGTCGTGCGCCCCGAGCAATCGCGACCGGTCGTGTCGATGCGGTGGCGGCGCTACGTGGCGCTCGGAGACTCGCTGACCGAGGGGCTGTGCGATCCCGCCCCTGATGGCGCTCTGCGCGGGTGGGCCGATCGTCTCGCCCTGCTCCTCGCCTCGCGGGGAGGTCTGCACTACGCGAACCTCGCCATCAGATCCAAGCGGGTCAGCGACGTGTGCGGGTACCAGCTGCAGCGCGCGCTCGAGTTGCGGCCCGATCTGGTGTCGATCCTGATCGGTGCGAACGATCTCGTGAAGCGCCGTGTCGACATCCCTGCGCTCGCCGCATCGCTGGAGGACGCGGTCGTGCAGCTGCGTGAGATCGGCGCGGATGTGGTCCTCGTGACCCCGTTCCTTCCCGGTCGTCGCGCGGCGGGGATGTACACCTCGCGGTTCGCGGCTTTCGCGACTGCACTCGCGGGTATCGCCACACGCACGGGGGCGATCCTGATCGACACGGATCTGCACCCCACACTCGGTGATCGACCGCACTGGGGCGAAGACCTCGTGCACCTGAGCAGCCGCGGACATCGTTTTCTGGCATACCGGGTGGGTGAGGTGCTCGCCGTTCCGCATGCCGACGCACTGGGACTGCTCGACGCCGCCTTGCATGAGCACGAGCCGATCGGCACCGGACTCTGGTGGCGACGGCACGCGCTGCCGTGGGTCTGGCGGCGGATGCAGGGCCGGGCCGCAGGAGACGGGCGCTCCGCGAAGCACGACGGCTACGTGTACCTCGGCAGATCCTCCGCCGCACGGGACGTGCCCGTGCACTGA
- a CDS encoding DedA family protein, which yields MPADLLTVSLTGPWSLALMSVLVVGDAFFVVIPGEVAVTALGAFAVSTGSPPLWAVIVCAAAAAALGDVCCYLIGRQVGLDRWRWMRAPRIRQALGWARSRLESGTATVLFTARFVPFARLAINLVAGASRIHPPRYLALVSLAASGWAAYQAAVGAAIAAILPGGPLVAVPVSIVVAVGIGVLIDVITRRVRN from the coding sequence GTGCCTGCTGACCTCCTCACCGTTTCGCTGACCGGCCCGTGGAGCCTCGCGCTGATGAGCGTGCTCGTGGTCGGCGATGCCTTCTTCGTCGTCATCCCCGGCGAGGTCGCGGTCACCGCCCTCGGGGCTTTCGCCGTATCCACGGGCTCCCCTCCCCTCTGGGCGGTCATCGTCTGCGCCGCCGCCGCTGCGGCGCTGGGCGATGTCTGCTGCTATCTGATCGGCCGGCAGGTCGGGCTGGATCGCTGGCGCTGGATGCGTGCGCCGCGCATCCGTCAAGCCCTGGGGTGGGCACGGAGTCGGCTGGAATCCGGAACGGCCACGGTGCTGTTCACGGCACGGTTCGTCCCGTTCGCGCGACTCGCGATCAATCTCGTCGCGGGAGCGTCGCGCATCCATCCTCCGCGCTACCTGGCGCTGGTCAGCCTGGCTGCGAGCGGATGGGCGGCCTACCAGGCGGCCGTCGGCGCGGCCATCGCCGCGATCCTGCCCGGCGGGCCGCTGGTGGCCGTGCCCGTGTCGATCGTGGTGGCCGTCGGCATCGGCGTGCTGATCGATGTCATCACCCGGCGCGTGCGCAACTGA
- a CDS encoding DUF5302 domain-containing protein: MSTEEGATSSEEMKRKFKEALEKKNAHHRQGEAHLDGDSAVHGAPAPQTRREFRRKSG; encoded by the coding sequence ATGAGCACCGAAGAAGGCGCCACCTCCTCTGAGGAGATGAAGCGCAAGTTCAAGGAAGCGCTCGAGAAGAAGAACGCGCACCACCGGCAGGGCGAGGCACACCTCGACGGCGATTCCGCCGTGCACGGCGCGCCCGCCCCGCAGACGCGGCGCGAGTTCCGACGCAAGAGCGGTTGA
- a CDS encoding cation:dicarboxylate symporter family transporter, translated as MAITTGFSLPGFHWRRGKQAWDRHTWLYVSVIIAVVLGAAVGLIWPEVGQSLEPIGKGFVSLIKMMIAPIIFCTIVVGVGSIAKAATVGKIGGLALLYFMVMSTFALAIGLVVGNIIHPGAGLDMANSSYDATETEAKTTTEFILGIIPTTFFSAFTGESVLQVLFIALLVGFALQGLGEKGAPIMDAVKNLQKLVFRILGMILWLAPIGAFGAIAAVVGKTGIAAIWSLGILMIAFYITCILFITVVLGTLLWAVTRVNIFSLIKYLAREYLLIVGTSSSESALPRLIAKMEHIGVSKPVVGITVPTGYSFNLDGTAIYLTMASLFIATGMGQPMSIGEQIGLLVFMIIASKGAAGVTGAGLATLAGGLQAYRPDLVDGVGVIVGIDRFMSEGRALTNFTGNAVATLLIGTWTRQIDRDRVQQVLSGALPFEESQLDGVDDHGMAEEREAVDVQGLKESALDEMAAKQERARVRAAAK; from the coding sequence ATGGCCATCACGACAGGGTTCTCACTTCCCGGATTCCACTGGCGGCGAGGCAAGCAGGCCTGGGACCGTCACACCTGGCTGTATGTGTCGGTGATCATCGCCGTCGTGCTCGGTGCAGCCGTCGGGCTGATCTGGCCGGAGGTCGGCCAGAGTCTCGAGCCGATCGGCAAGGGCTTCGTCTCGCTGATCAAGATGATGATCGCGCCGATCATCTTCTGCACGATCGTGGTCGGCGTCGGATCGATCGCCAAGGCCGCCACCGTGGGGAAGATCGGCGGCCTGGCGCTGCTGTACTTCATGGTCATGTCGACCTTCGCGCTCGCGATCGGGCTCGTGGTCGGCAACATCATCCACCCCGGTGCCGGTCTCGACATGGCGAACTCGAGCTACGACGCGACCGAGACCGAGGCGAAGACCACGACCGAGTTCATCCTCGGGATCATCCCGACGACCTTCTTCTCCGCCTTCACCGGTGAGAGCGTCCTGCAGGTGCTGTTCATCGCGCTGCTCGTGGGCTTCGCTCTCCAGGGGCTCGGTGAGAAGGGCGCCCCGATCATGGACGCGGTGAAGAACCTGCAGAAGTTGGTGTTCCGTATCCTCGGGATGATCCTGTGGCTCGCGCCGATCGGTGCCTTCGGTGCCATCGCCGCTGTGGTGGGCAAGACCGGGATCGCCGCGATCTGGAGCCTCGGCATCCTGATGATCGCCTTCTACATCACCTGCATCCTGTTCATCACGGTGGTGCTGGGCACTCTGCTGTGGGCGGTGACGCGGGTCAACATCTTCAGCCTGATCAAGTATCTGGCGCGGGAGTACCTGCTCATCGTGGGCACATCCTCTTCGGAGTCCGCGCTGCCGCGGTTGATCGCGAAGATGGAGCACATCGGAGTCTCGAAGCCGGTGGTGGGGATCACGGTTCCCACCGGGTACTCGTTCAACCTCGACGGCACGGCCATCTACCTCACGATGGCGTCGTTGTTCATCGCGACCGGCATGGGACAGCCGATGTCGATCGGCGAGCAGATCGGGCTGCTGGTGTTCATGATCATCGCGAGCAAGGGAGCCGCCGGTGTCACGGGTGCCGGACTCGCCACGCTCGCGGGCGGACTTCAGGCGTACCGTCCCGACCTCGTCGACGGCGTCGGCGTGATCGTGGGCATCGACCGCTTCATGTCGGAGGGGCGTGCGCTCACGAACTTCACGGGCAATGCCGTGGCCACGCTGCTGATCGGCACGTGGACCCGTCAGATCGATCGCGATCGGGTGCAGCAGGTGCTGAGCGGAGCGCTCCCCTTCGAGGAGTCGCAGCTCGACGGCGTCGACGATCACGGGATGGCCGAGGAGCGGGAGGCCGTCGATGTCCAGGGACTCAAGGAGTCCGCCCTCGACGAGATGGCGGCGAAGCAGGAACGCGCCCGGGTCAGGGCTGCCGCGAAATGA
- a CDS encoding sensor histidine kinase, which produces MAHAARSAASRVFLVLLAAALVIGALVAVYLVVDAQRAIRAEAERVTSATAIALANSPVVISALDAGDPADATRILEPYAMSVVDDADLDFITVMTSEGVRITHPDLAQIGQRYLGTIPAAPEPLTEVFTGTLGPSVRTIEPVTGDDGELLGWVASGVTIESISETVIRRIPLSLGITAGLVVFGALGAWIARRITRRIAGDLPPGQVRDAVSSYESIRTLGDPLRAQTHEHGNRMHTAVALLELGRSAEAIEILTETSRQSQSLVDQVTARRHGDPAVGALLLGKASQAKERGIDWRVRIEPDTPRSPLTAVDSVSVLGNLVDNALDAAAEAEDRWVSVSLSPSAEGGIILEVADSGAGVPTDLTERIFASGFSTKPAGADGRGVGLALVRAVVDDAGGTVELSGSPTTFRVVLPRADAPGRRR; this is translated from the coding sequence GTGGCACACGCCGCTCGCAGCGCCGCCTCACGGGTGTTCCTGGTCCTGCTGGCGGCCGCCCTCGTGATCGGCGCGCTCGTAGCGGTGTATCTGGTCGTCGATGCGCAACGGGCCATCCGCGCCGAGGCCGAGCGCGTGACATCGGCGACGGCAATCGCCCTGGCGAACTCGCCGGTCGTCATCTCGGCGCTCGATGCCGGCGACCCGGCGGACGCGACCCGCATCCTGGAGCCATACGCGATGTCGGTCGTGGACGACGCCGACCTCGACTTCATCACCGTGATGACGTCCGAGGGTGTGCGCATCACCCACCCCGACCTCGCGCAGATCGGTCAGCGCTACCTGGGGACGATCCCGGCAGCCCCGGAGCCGCTCACGGAGGTCTTCACCGGCACCCTCGGACCCTCGGTGCGCACGATCGAGCCGGTGACCGGCGACGACGGCGAGTTGCTCGGGTGGGTCGCGTCCGGCGTCACGATCGAATCGATCTCCGAGACGGTGATCCGGCGCATCCCGCTCTCGCTCGGGATCACAGCGGGTCTGGTGGTGTTCGGCGCGCTCGGAGCATGGATCGCCCGCCGCATCACCCGCCGCATCGCCGGGGACCTCCCCCCGGGGCAAGTGCGCGACGCCGTCTCCTCGTACGAGTCGATCCGCACTCTCGGCGATCCCCTGCGCGCACAGACGCACGAGCACGGAAACCGCATGCACACAGCCGTCGCCCTGCTCGAACTCGGGCGTAGCGCGGAGGCGATCGAGATCCTGACCGAGACGTCGCGCCAGAGCCAGTCCCTCGTGGATCAGGTGACCGCCAGACGGCACGGCGACCCCGCCGTCGGCGCGCTCCTGCTCGGCAAGGCGTCCCAGGCGAAGGAACGCGGGATCGACTGGCGTGTGCGCATCGAACCCGACACTCCCCGCTCACCGCTCACCGCCGTGGACAGCGTCTCCGTACTCGGCAATCTGGTCGACAACGCGCTGGATGCCGCCGCCGAGGCAGAGGACCGCTGGGTCAGCGTGTCGTTGAGTCCCTCTGCGGAAGGCGGGATCATCCTCGAGGTGGCCGACAGCGGAGCCGGAGTGCCGACGGACCTGACGGAACGGATCTTCGCCTCCGGGTTCTCCACGAAACCTGCGGGGGCGGACGGGCGCGGCGTCGGACTGGCGCTCGTGCGCGCCGTGGTCGACGATGCAGGGGGAACCGTCGAGCTCTCCGGGTCCCCGACGACGTTCCGCGTGGTGCTCCCCCGCGCCGACGCCCCGGGGAGGCGACGATGA
- a CDS encoding response regulator, with translation MIRTLLVDDDALTLELHRNYVARLDGFVVAGECSGARAAVTAVLDRPGPGAFDLVLLDVTMPDGSGLDVLRTLRARAAAVDVIAITGVRDAETVRQMAALGVFQYLVKPFPFAVFEERMMQYREHRTQATATAGQATQAEIDALLGRATGSITLPKGLSSGSLERVTAEVRTSGPVSAAEAAEHLGMSRVAVRRYLEHLASEGLVARAARYGARGRPETEYRWK, from the coding sequence ATGATCCGGACGCTGCTCGTCGATGATGACGCCCTCACGCTCGAACTCCACCGGAACTACGTGGCGCGGCTTGACGGCTTCGTCGTCGCCGGGGAATGCTCGGGGGCGCGCGCAGCGGTCACTGCGGTGCTGGACAGACCGGGCCCCGGCGCATTCGATCTGGTGCTGCTCGACGTGACGATGCCCGATGGTTCGGGCCTCGACGTCCTGCGCACCCTCAGAGCGCGCGCGGCGGCCGTCGACGTGATCGCGATCACAGGTGTGCGTGACGCGGAGACGGTGCGGCAGATGGCGGCGCTCGGTGTCTTCCAGTATCTGGTCAAGCCGTTCCCGTTCGCCGTGTTCGAGGAACGGATGATGCAGTACCGCGAGCATCGGACCCAGGCCACCGCGACAGCAGGGCAGGCGACGCAGGCCGAGATCGATGCCCTCCTCGGACGCGCAACCGGATCGATCACGCTGCCCAAGGGGCTCTCCTCCGGGTCGCTGGAGCGTGTCACCGCCGAGGTCCGCACCTCGGGACCGGTGTCGGCCGCGGAGGCGGCTGAGCACCTCGGCATGTCACGGGTCGCGGTGCGCCGTTATCTGGAACACCTCGCCTCAGAGGGCCTCGTTGCACGGGCAGCGCGATACGGCGCCCGCGGCCGGCCCGAGACCGAGTACCGCTGGAAGTAG
- a CDS encoding FAD-binding oxidoreductase, which translates to MSRFTAFDDIRGALTGSLVLPPDAGYDEARRPWNLAIAQRPAAVAAPVDVADLRTLLRAVGDLGVQVAVQPGGHGASGDLADALLVRMSEFDEVDVDLEHGTARIGAGVRWGRVVDALEGTGWVAPAGTSPVVTATGYTLGGGHSWFSRTAGLGSDSLRAAWVLRTDGTHERVDDASDPDLMWALRGAGGVVGIVTAIEIDLIPAPAVWGASLVFDASDAPAVLRAVRDLAADAPSSLNVFTNSMRMPDAPPLPPEIRGQSFVMVQAVSVDGSADSFLGAIRSAGAVRRDQSGPTSPALLSAQSNQPTAPTASRGASVALNALDDPTIEALIAYRDRPEQASIIGIDIRMLGGALEAPRRPGFASLQGVGWIAYALAPLFPGAPSEPGEASLSGFRELLAGAVAERTVPTFLSPGQTLDRAAPAIDVARLRELRAKFDPSDLLHEGRLPR; encoded by the coding sequence ATGTCCCGTTTCACTGCTTTCGACGACATCCGTGGCGCGCTGACCGGATCCCTCGTCCTCCCGCCCGATGCGGGTTACGACGAGGCGCGCCGTCCATGGAATCTCGCGATCGCCCAGCGCCCTGCCGCCGTCGCCGCCCCCGTCGACGTCGCAGATCTGCGCACGCTGCTGAGAGCGGTGGGCGACCTCGGCGTGCAGGTCGCCGTGCAGCCGGGCGGTCACGGCGCCTCGGGTGACCTGGCTGATGCGCTGCTGGTGCGCATGTCGGAATTCGATGAGGTGGATGTCGATCTCGAGCACGGCACGGCGCGCATCGGTGCCGGCGTGCGCTGGGGTCGCGTGGTCGACGCTCTCGAGGGCACGGGGTGGGTGGCACCCGCGGGGACGAGCCCGGTCGTCACGGCGACGGGCTACACGCTCGGCGGAGGGCACTCGTGGTTCAGTCGCACCGCCGGCCTCGGCTCCGACAGCCTTCGCGCGGCCTGGGTGCTGCGCACCGACGGCACCCACGAGCGCGTCGATGATGCGAGCGATCCCGACCTGATGTGGGCATTGCGCGGGGCCGGCGGCGTCGTCGGCATCGTCACGGCGATCGAGATCGACCTGATCCCCGCTCCGGCGGTGTGGGGTGCATCGCTCGTCTTCGACGCCTCGGATGCTCCCGCGGTGCTGCGTGCGGTCCGCGACCTCGCTGCCGACGCGCCGTCGTCGTTGAACGTCTTCACGAACTCGATGCGGATGCCCGATGCACCGCCGCTGCCGCCGGAGATCCGCGGGCAGAGCTTCGTGATGGTGCAGGCCGTGTCGGTGGACGGAAGCGCGGATTCATTCCTCGGCGCGATCCGCTCCGCCGGCGCCGTACGTCGGGATCAGTCCGGGCCGACCTCACCGGCGCTGCTGAGTGCGCAGTCGAACCAGCCGACCGCTCCGACGGCCAGCCGCGGAGCGTCCGTGGCGCTGAACGCGCTCGACGATCCGACCATCGAGGCGCTGATCGCGTATCGGGATCGTCCGGAGCAGGCGTCGATCATCGGCATCGACATCCGCATGCTCGGGGGAGCACTGGAAGCCCCTCGGCGGCCGGGCTTCGCCTCACTGCAGGGCGTGGGGTGGATCGCGTACGCGCTCGCCCCGCTGTTCCCCGGTGCTCCGAGCGAGCCGGGGGAGGCGAGTCTCTCCGGTTTCCGGGAGCTCCTGGCAGGAGCGGTGGCGGAGCGTACGGTACCGACGTTCCTCAGCCCGGGGCAGACCCTGGATCGCGCCGCTCCGGCGATCGATGTCGCGCGGCTGCGCGAGCTGCGCGCGAAGTTCGATCCGTCCGACCTGCTGCACGAAGGCAGGCTCCCGCGCTGA
- a CDS encoding FMN reductase, whose amino-acid sequence MATRRIAVVSAGLSNPSSTRMLADRLAAETVKALAGHDIEASVDVIELRDYAHDITNNLLTGFAPPALETAINTVVSADALIAVTPIFSTSYNGLFKSFIDVLDPDALTGKPVLIGANAGTARHSLAIDYAIRPLFAYLHAEAVSTGVFAASSDWGGSGDDVAPLAKRVEKGARELAEAIARRETVDVVDPYDPATYLGEGRSFGHMLGGLAGE is encoded by the coding sequence ATGGCCACCCGCCGCATCGCCGTGGTCTCTGCGGGGCTCTCCAACCCCTCATCGACGCGCATGCTCGCCGACCGCCTCGCTGCCGAGACCGTGAAGGCGCTCGCCGGGCACGACATCGAGGCCAGCGTCGACGTGATCGAGCTGCGCGACTACGCGCACGACATCACGAACAACCTGCTCACGGGGTTCGCGCCGCCCGCGCTGGAGACCGCGATCAACACCGTGGTCTCCGCTGATGCGCTGATCGCCGTCACGCCGATCTTCTCCACGAGCTACAACGGATTGTTCAAGTCGTTCATCGATGTGCTCGACCCCGACGCGCTCACCGGGAAGCCGGTGCTCATCGGTGCGAACGCGGGCACAGCGCGGCACTCCCTCGCGATCGACTACGCGATCCGCCCGTTGTTCGCCTACCTGCACGCCGAGGCCGTGTCGACGGGCGTCTTCGCGGCGTCGAGCGACTGGGGCGGATCGGGTGACGACGTGGCTCCACTCGCGAAGCGCGTCGAGAAGGGCGCACGTGAGCTCGCCGAGGCGATCGCGCGGCGGGAGACCGTCGACGTGGTCGACCCGTACGACCCGGCCACGTACCTCGGTGAGGGACGCTCCTTCGGACACATGCTCGGCGGTCTCGCGGGCGAGTGA
- a CDS encoding LLM class flavin-dependent oxidoreductase — protein MSEQSGAQAMQFGIMSVSDITRDPTTGVTPSEQERIKATLAIARHSEEVGLDVFAIGEHHNPPFWSSSPTTFLAALAAQTERLIVSTSTTLITTNDPVRIAEEYAMLQHVSDGRMDLMLGRGNTGPVYPWFGQDIRQGLPLAIENYALLHKLWREDVVDWEGKFRTPLQGFTSTPRPLDGVAPFVWHGSIRTPEIAEQAAYYGDGFFANNIFWPKEHYQRLIELYRQRYAHYGHGTPEQAIVGLGGQVFMSAKSQDAVNQFRPYFDNAPVYGHGPSMEDFTEMTPLTVGSPQQVIDRYAAMREHYGDYQRQLFLIDHAGLPLKTVLEQLDILGSEVVPVLRKELAKDRPVAVPDAPTHAARVKAEFGDGPTRQARPGANRGDNLTGDSPYQDSPAPAGAAFGLSRKEA, from the coding sequence ATGAGCGAGCAGTCAGGCGCGCAGGCGATGCAGTTCGGCATCATGTCGGTCAGCGACATCACCCGCGATCCCACCACGGGAGTCACGCCCAGCGAGCAGGAGCGGATCAAGGCCACCCTGGCCATCGCCCGGCACAGCGAAGAGGTGGGCCTCGACGTGTTCGCGATCGGCGAGCACCACAACCCGCCGTTCTGGTCGTCCAGCCCCACGACGTTCCTCGCCGCACTCGCCGCGCAGACCGAGCGTCTGATCGTGTCGACCTCGACGACGCTGATCACGACGAACGACCCGGTGCGCATCGCCGAGGAGTACGCGATGCTCCAGCACGTGTCGGACGGTCGCATGGACCTGATGCTCGGCCGCGGCAACACCGGCCCCGTCTACCCCTGGTTCGGTCAGGACATCCGTCAGGGACTCCCGCTCGCGATCGAGAACTACGCCCTGCTGCACAAGCTGTGGCGTGAGGACGTGGTCGACTGGGAGGGGAAGTTCCGCACCCCGCTGCAGGGCTTCACCTCGACGCCGCGGCCCCTCGACGGCGTCGCCCCGTTCGTGTGGCACGGATCCATCCGCACCCCGGAGATCGCCGAGCAGGCCGCGTACTACGGCGACGGATTCTTCGCGAACAACATCTTCTGGCCCAAGGAGCACTACCAGCGTCTGATCGAGCTCTACCGTCAGCGCTACGCGCACTACGGTCATGGCACGCCGGAGCAGGCGATCGTCGGGCTCGGCGGTCAGGTGTTCATGAGCGCGAAGTCGCAGGACGCCGTGAACCAGTTCCGGCCGTACTTCGACAACGCCCCCGTCTACGGCCACGGACCCAGCATGGAGGACTTCACCGAGATGACTCCGCTCACCGTGGGCTCTCCTCAGCAGGTCATCGACCGCTATGCCGCGATGCGCGAGCACTACGGCGACTACCAGCGCCAGCTGTTCCTGATCGATCACGCGGGCCTCCCGCTGAAGACCGTGCTCGAGCAGCTCGACATCCTGGGGTCGGAGGTCGTCCCTGTGCTTCGCAAGGAGCTGGCGAAGGACCGTCCGGTCGCCGTGCCGGATGCCCCCACGCACGCCGCTCGGGTGAAGGCCGAGTTCGGTGACGGACCGACCCGTCAGGCCCGCCCCGGCGCGAACCGCGGAGACAACCTGACCGGAGACTCGCCCTACCAGGATTCGCCGGCCCCCGCGGGAGCCGCGTTCGGTCTCAGCCGGAAGGAGGCCTGA
- a CDS encoding acyltransferase family protein, with amino-acid sequence MNSAGADISGPPTTGAVAKPRRRVPFWDNARYLCIVLVVLGHAIQRLIYDSDIAFAFYLTLYAFHMPAFAIISGYFSKSGSPTRTQMARVITDILVPYVIFELLWTLTKWLVEGQANPNITQPSWTLWFLLALGIFRLVLPYLALLRWPLAWTVLISLGVGYLPNVDSTFSLSRTLGLLPFFALGWWLREHDIVNRFRLLDFRPWWVRAVAVAVLAASGWAAWNWLPVWQAADLRHWLFYEDSYADLGGEQWWAGGVRLALMLLAVVLSASFFALIPRGTHWWTTFGQYTMYVFLLHSFVLYPFRETGVLRDLEPTWLWLPLVTVLSVLVALALATKPIRRVFRPLVEPRPKWLFADPALASREGSRNDPTGARRPRT; translated from the coding sequence ATGAACAGCGCCGGTGCGGACATCTCAGGACCCCCGACGACGGGCGCGGTCGCCAAACCCCGGCGCCGCGTGCCCTTCTGGGACAACGCCCGCTACCTGTGCATCGTGCTCGTCGTCCTGGGCCACGCGATCCAGCGCCTCATCTACGACTCCGACATCGCCTTCGCGTTCTACCTGACGCTGTACGCCTTCCACATGCCGGCGTTCGCGATCATCTCCGGTTACTTCTCCAAATCCGGCTCCCCCACCAGGACGCAGATGGCCCGGGTGATCACCGACATCCTCGTGCCCTATGTGATCTTCGAGCTGCTGTGGACGCTGACGAAGTGGCTGGTGGAGGGCCAGGCGAATCCGAACATCACGCAGCCTTCCTGGACGCTGTGGTTCCTGCTCGCGCTCGGAATCTTCCGCCTCGTGCTCCCCTACCTCGCTCTGCTGCGCTGGCCGCTGGCCTGGACCGTCCTCATCTCTCTCGGAGTGGGCTATCTGCCCAACGTCGACAGCACATTCTCCCTGTCGCGCACGCTCGGGCTGCTGCCCTTCTTCGCCCTCGGATGGTGGCTGCGCGAGCATGACATCGTCAACCGCTTCCGCCTTCTCGACTTCCGCCCGTGGTGGGTGCGCGCGGTCGCCGTCGCAGTGCTCGCTGCGAGCGGGTGGGCCGCCTGGAACTGGCTGCCCGTCTGGCAGGCGGCCGACCTCCGCCACTGGCTGTTCTATGAGGACTCCTACGCCGACCTCGGCGGAGAGCAGTGGTGGGCCGGTGGAGTGCGCCTCGCCCTGATGCTGCTCGCCGTCGTGCTCAGCGCCTCCTTCTTCGCGCTGATCCCCCGCGGAACGCACTGGTGGACGACGTTCGGGCAGTACACGATGTACGTCTTCCTCCTGCACTCCTTCGTGCTGTATCCGTTCCGCGAGACCGGCGTCCTGCGCGACCTCGAGCCGACGTGGCTCTGGCTGCCCCTGGTCACCGTCCTCTCGGTACTCGTCGCACTGGCATTGGCCACGAAACCGATCCGCCGCGTGTTCCGGCCTCTCGTCGAACCGCGACCGAAGTGGCTCTTCGCCGACCCGGCCCTCGCTTCTCGCGAAGGCAGTCGGAACGACCCGACCGGTGCGCGTAGACCACGGACGTGA